A window of the Gasterosteus aculeatus chromosome 21, fGasAcu3.hap1.1, whole genome shotgun sequence genome harbors these coding sequences:
- the rbis gene encoding ribosomal biogenesis factor: protein MGKNKQKGKKQKNVFHVANKHLKNKNKAKPVTTTLKHINAVKNDKVENLNQVFTEVQMDVRSISKSVAPETKKQAKVREPPKESVNVDGAAQLFSQL, encoded by the exons ATGGGGAAGAATAAACAAAAGGGGAAGAAACAGAAGAACGTCTTCCATGTGGCGAACAAGCACTtgaagaacaagaacaaagcCAAACCGGTGACGACGACGCTCAAACAC ATCAACGCGGTGAAGAATGACAAAGTGGAGAACCTCAATCAAGTCTTCACAGAAGTCCAGATGGATGTTCGGAGTATTTCCAAGTCCGTCGCTCCCGAAACAAAGAAGCAAGCGAAG gTCAGGGAGCCACCAAAGGAATCTGTCAACGTGGACGGTGCCGCTCAACTCTTCTCTCAGCTGTGA
- the rad51b gene encoding DNA repair protein RAD51 homolog 2, with protein MATIKLKRAGVSDEMCEQLKRHHIETCKDLLSLTAVEVMTAAGLSFRRASELLRSVSGAVAPPVTAALELWRRHSCFPTSLPALDRLLRGGLPRGSLTEVTGPSGCGKTQMCLMLSVLATLPESEGGLGGGVIYIDTEAAFSAERLVEIARSRFPDRFSCKERVLQMAGRVHLFRELTCRNVLNRLDRLEEDIISTGAGLLILDSVASVVRKEFDTTLPGNLMRRSDMLSHEASTLKYLAHQFNIPVVLTNQVTTHVGGQGPEGNTGYVTAALGNTWSHSVNTRLIVQYADSRRRQILIAKSPVAPFAVLNYTIEKQGICIDGEDAQEASYEGTDPGLQPIRVQTEFNCNLTNMDLTGQTQQ; from the coding sequence ATGGCGACGATAAAACTGAAGCGAGCCGGCGTCTCCGACGAGATGTGCGAGCAGCTGAAGCGACATCACATAGAGACTTGTAAGGACCTGCTGTCTCTGACCGCCGTCGAGGTGATGACCGCCGCCGGCCTGAGCTTCCGCAGGGCGTCGGAGCTGCTGCGGTCGGTGAGCGGAGCCGTCGCACCGCCCGTCACCGCGGCTCTGGAGCTGTGGAGGCGGCACTCCTGCTTCCCCACGTCGCTGCCCGCCCTGGACAGACTGCTGAGGGGCGGCCTGCCCCGGGGGAGCCTCACGGAGGTGACGGGCCCCTCCGGCTGCGGGAAGACGCAGATGTGCCTGATGCTGAGCGTCTTGGCCACGCTGCCGGAGAGCGAGGGCGGCCTGGGCGGCGGCGTGATCTACATAGACACCGAGGCCGCGTTCTCCGCCGAGAGGCTGGTGGAGATCGCGCGCAGCCGCTTCCCAGACCGCTTCAGCTGCAAGGAGAGAGTCCTGCAGATGGCCGGGCGGGTGCACCTCTTCAGGGAGCTCACCTGTCGAAACGTCCTGAACAGGCTGGACAGACTGGAGGAGGACATCATCTCAACGGGAGCGGGTCTCCTCATCCTGGACTCCGTGGCCTCTGTGGTGAGGAAGGAGTTTGACACGACGTTGCCGGGCAACCTGATGCGCCGCAGCGACATGCTGAGCCACGAGGCCTCCACCCTCAAGTACCTGGCCCACCAGTTCAACATACCCGTGGTTCTCACCAACCAGGTCACGACTCACGTGGGGGGTCAAGGGCCGGAGGGGAACACCGGGTACGTCACCGCCGCCCTGGGGAACACGTGGAGTCACAGCGTCAACACGCGCCTCATTGTCCAGTACGCGGACTCGCGCCGGAGACAGATACTGATAGCCAAGTCCCCCGTGGCTCCGTTCGCCGTGCTCAACTACACCATCGAGAAGCAGGGGATCTGCATCGACGGGGAGGACGCTCAGGAGGCCTCGTACGAGGGCACGGACCCAGGCCTCCAACCTATCAGGGTGCAGACGGAATTCAACTGCAACCTGACCAATATGGACTTAACTGGACAAACGCAGCAatga
- the LOC120811536 gene encoding carbonic anhydrase 1 — MSHAWGYAANNGPDKWADNFPIANGPRQSPIDIAPDASSYDAALKPLRLKYDPSTCLEILNNGHSFQVTFADDTDSSTLKDGPVSGIYRLKQFHFHWGASDDKGSEHTVNGTKYPAELHLVHWNTKYASFGEAASKPDGLAVVGVFLEIGGANASLQEVLNTFSAIKAKGKQTSFADFDPSTLLPACLDYWTYDGSLTTPPLLESVTWIVCKEPISVSREQMKKFRELLFSAEGEAECCMVDNYRPPQPLKGRSVRASFKK; from the exons ATGTCTCACGCTTGGGGATACGCAGCGAACAACG GACCCGACAAATGGGCTGATAACTTCCCTATTGCCAATGGACCCCGCCAGTCTCCCATTGACATCGCACCTGACGCCTCATCCTACGACGCGGCGCTGAAGCCGCTGCGGCTGAAGTACGACCCCTCCACCTGCCTGGAGATCCTCAACAACGGACATTCCTTCCAAGTGACCTTCGCCGATGACACCGACAGCTCAA CGCTGAAAGACGGCCCCGTCTCAGGGATCTACAGGCTCAAGCAGTTTCACTTTCACTGGGGAGCATCTGACGACAAGGGCTCCGAACACACCGTGAACGGGACCAAGTACCCTGCTGAG CTCCATCTGGTTCACTGGAACACCAAATACGCAAGTTTTGGTGAGGCTGCGAGCAAGCCCGATGGGCTGGCTGTGGTTGGAGTCTTCCTGGAG ATCGGTGGTGCAAACGCCAGTCTCCAGGAGGTCCTCAACACCTTCAGCGCCATCAAGGCCAAA GGCAAGCAGACCTCTTTCGCTGACTTCGACCCTTCCACCTTGCTCCCTGCTTGCCTGGACTACTGGACCTATGACGGCTCCCTGACCACGCCCCCTCTGCTGGAGAGCGTCACCTGGATTGTCTGCAAGGAGCCAATCAGCGTCAGCCGCGAGCAG ATGAAGAAATTCCGCGAGCTGCTCTTCTCCGCTGAGGGCGAGGCCGAGTGCTGCATGGTGGACAACTACCGACCCCCCCAGCCGCTCAAGGGTCGCTCCGTCCGCGCTTCCTTCAAGAAATGA